The following proteins are encoded in a genomic region of Burkholderia pyrrocinia:
- a CDS encoding ead/Ea22-like family protein, translating to MENFTSNYDALQAAAERATKGNWINVGAWVENERDDLKDICDCRPNGNEDDEQALLDAAYIALANPDTILRLLREWRTAREATSQHPTQASVAANQLCLCGTVLAHTHHHCATPVMWRMYEESNAFRNTTAAARDILTERHRQIQHEGLTPDRDDGYTEAELPRAAAAYVLSACGFSNAVTLDFWPWITDWWKPTTPRRNLVKAAALILAEIERIDRDPGDESHHDHLNGGSL from the coding sequence ATGGAAAATTTCACCAGCAACTACGATGCCCTGCAAGCAGCCGCCGAACGCGCCACTAAGGGGAACTGGATCAATGTCGGCGCATGGGTAGAAAACGAGCGCGACGACCTGAAGGATATTTGCGACTGCCGCCCAAACGGGAACGAAGACGACGAGCAGGCGCTGCTCGACGCCGCCTATATCGCCCTCGCGAACCCTGACACCATCCTTCGCCTTCTCCGTGAATGGCGTACCGCGCGAGAAGCCACCTCGCAGCATCCCACGCAAGCGAGCGTTGCAGCCAACCAACTTTGCCTCTGCGGCACCGTGCTCGCCCATACGCACCACCACTGCGCCACGCCCGTGATGTGGCGTATGTACGAGGAATCCAATGCGTTCCGGAACACGACCGCAGCAGCACGCGACATACTGACGGAACGCCACCGACAGATTCAGCATGAAGGTCTGACGCCTGATCGCGACGACGGCTATACCGAGGCGGAATTACCCCGTGCAGCCGCCGCGTACGTTCTCAGCGCCTGCGGGTTCAGCAACGCCGTTACGCTGGATTTCTGGCCGTGGATCACGGACTGGTGGAAGCCGACAACTCCTCGACGGAATCTCGTGAAAGCCGCCGCATTGATCCTCGCCGAGATCGAACGCATCGACCGAGATCCGGGCGATGAATCCCACCATGACCACCTGAACGGGGGATCACTGTGA
- a CDS encoding DNA adenine methylase, with amino-acid sequence MPKKLLPRNEPLSPLRYPGGKARLAAYISGVIEENYLNGCTFYEPFAGGASVSLELLRLGFISSAVLIERDPLVYAFWWCVFNITDDLCAAVEACPVTMETWTQLQPTREVAYPADGRFTILQLGVAGLFYNRTNFSGILGAGPIGGEAQTSRYKIDCRFNKEKIVRQIRSVARFADRVRIYCDDAISFMRTNAEEIATGFAFVYVDPPYYQQGPKLYRHHYTDADHVALAQFLQTQGYPWLLSYDDHPRIRELYDGNTVQPIYLDYNVKSSRTARELAISNLMIPVPVYEGMPELLGIEVEA; translated from the coding sequence ATGCCAAAGAAACTCCTCCCTCGCAACGAACCTCTTAGCCCACTGCGATACCCAGGTGGGAAGGCGCGGCTAGCCGCCTATATCAGCGGTGTCATTGAAGAAAATTATCTGAATGGCTGCACCTTTTACGAACCCTTTGCGGGTGGCGCCTCGGTTTCGCTGGAACTGCTTCGTCTGGGCTTTATCTCTAGTGCAGTACTGATCGAGCGTGATCCATTGGTATATGCGTTCTGGTGGTGCGTCTTCAATATCACCGATGACCTCTGCGCAGCCGTCGAAGCATGCCCCGTCACGATGGAAACATGGACTCAGTTGCAACCCACAAGAGAGGTAGCCTATCCCGCGGACGGGCGTTTTACGATACTGCAGCTCGGTGTAGCTGGACTATTCTACAATCGAACAAATTTTTCCGGCATTCTCGGCGCAGGACCAATTGGCGGGGAAGCTCAAACTTCTCGCTACAAGATCGACTGTCGCTTTAACAAAGAAAAGATCGTTCGACAAATTCGCTCAGTGGCTCGCTTTGCAGACCGAGTTAGAATTTATTGTGATGACGCAATTTCCTTCATGCGCACCAACGCAGAAGAGATCGCAACAGGATTTGCGTTTGTATACGTCGATCCGCCATATTATCAACAAGGTCCGAAGCTGTATCGACACCACTATACCGACGCGGATCACGTTGCGCTCGCTCAATTTCTGCAAACTCAAGGCTATCCGTGGCTGCTGAGCTATGATGACCACCCTCGTATTCGCGAACTGTACGACGGAAATACTGTTCAGCCGATCTATCTCGACTATAACGTCAAATCAAGTCGCACCGCTCGCGAACTTGCCATTTCGAACCTGATGATTCCGGTTCCAGTATATGAAGGTATGCCGGAATTGCTGGGTATAGAGGTAGAAGCGTAA
- a CDS encoding site-specific integrase — protein MWMTHCYSPQTGYSMASILKIGDRWRAQIRRRGQSIAKTFRTKGAAEAWAREIEGGIDKGQGAVDEQTITVGELVRLYRSARNDSGRPVAEKSNEAYMLKRLESHFDDEVAAKLSTKRLVKFAQERKKEGAGQYTIDMDISKLGTVYKHMASLLDLRLPHAPSIARPTLDHLQLIGPGKHRDRRPTRDEIVKIFQWFAEHPEREQAVPDVIRVAMKSAFRRGELFRLTWSDLDVERRLALVRDRKHPRQKKGNDEWVPLIGDSLEVLLRQARYPVPPAYEAKRKADPTIEPHPNEYIFRFDKSTASKYFKLACVDKGIVDLRLHDLRHEATSALFEDGWDIPEVAAVTGHKDWRNLKRYTNLRPDQVAKKGQLKLVNE, from the coding sequence ATGTGGATGACGCATTGCTACAGTCCACAAACGGGGTATTCCATGGCTTCGATCCTCAAGATCGGCGACCGTTGGCGGGCTCAAATCCGCCGACGGGGACAGAGTATAGCAAAGACATTTCGAACCAAGGGCGCGGCTGAAGCATGGGCGCGTGAGATCGAAGGCGGAATCGACAAGGGGCAGGGTGCCGTCGACGAACAGACGATCACGGTCGGCGAGCTGGTGCGCTTGTATCGAAGCGCGCGGAATGACTCTGGTCGACCGGTCGCCGAGAAGTCGAATGAAGCCTACATGCTCAAGCGGCTGGAAAGTCACTTTGATGATGAAGTGGCGGCGAAGCTGTCGACTAAGCGGCTGGTCAAGTTCGCGCAGGAGCGTAAGAAAGAGGGGGCCGGGCAGTACACGATCGACATGGATATCTCGAAGCTCGGGACCGTGTACAAACACATGGCGTCGCTACTGGATCTGCGATTGCCACATGCCCCGAGCATTGCGCGTCCGACACTTGATCACCTGCAGCTCATTGGCCCCGGCAAGCATCGGGATCGCCGGCCGACTCGCGACGAGATCGTAAAAATCTTCCAGTGGTTTGCGGAGCATCCGGAGCGCGAACAAGCGGTGCCGGATGTGATCCGAGTTGCGATGAAAAGCGCATTCCGGCGTGGCGAACTGTTTCGCTTGACGTGGTCGGACCTCGACGTCGAGCGCCGTCTCGCGCTCGTCCGTGATCGCAAGCATCCGCGACAGAAGAAGGGCAACGACGAGTGGGTGCCGCTGATCGGCGATTCGCTCGAAGTGTTGCTGCGTCAGGCCCGATATCCGGTGCCGCCAGCGTACGAGGCAAAACGCAAGGCGGACCCGACAATCGAGCCGCATCCGAACGAGTACATCTTCCGGTTCGACAAGAGCACGGCCAGCAAGTATTTCAAGCTGGCGTGTGTCGACAAGGGGATCGTCGACCTGCGGCTACACGACCTTCGGCACGAAGCGACAAGCGCACTTTTCGAGGACGGGTGGGATATTCCCGAGGTCGCGGCCGTGACCGGCCACAAGGATTGGCGCAACCTGAAACGCTACACGAATTTGCGGCCGGATCAGGTTGCGAAGAAGGGGCAATTGAAGTTGGTGAACGAGTAG
- a CDS encoding SDR family NAD(P)-dependent oxidoreductase has translation MDRLQGKRALITGGSRGIGAAIAKRLAADGADVAITYEKSAERAQAVVAGIEALGRRAVAIQADSADPVAVRNAVDRAAEAFGGLDILVNNAGIFRAGALDDLTLDDIDATLNVNVRAVIVASQAAARHLGEGGRIVSTGSCLATRVPDAGMSLYAASKAALIGWTQGLARDLGSRGITVNIVHPGSTDTDMNPADGEHAGAQRSRMAIPQYGKADDVAALVAFVVGPEGRSVNGAGLTIDGGANA, from the coding sequence ATGGACCGACTTCAGGGCAAGCGTGCACTTATCACGGGCGGCAGTCGCGGCATCGGCGCCGCTATCGCGAAACGGTTGGCGGCCGATGGTGCGGACGTCGCGATTACCTACGAAAAATCGGCCGAGCGGGCGCAGGCCGTCGTCGCCGGCATCGAGGCGCTGGGCCGTCGCGCCGTTGCGATCCAGGCCGACAGCGCCGATCCGGTTGCCGTGCGCAACGCAGTCGATCGTGCCGCGGAGGCGTTCGGCGGACTCGATATCCTCGTCAACAACGCGGGGATTTTCCGGGCCGGTGCGCTGGACGACCTCACGCTCGACGATATCGACGCGACGCTGAACGTGAACGTGCGCGCGGTGATCGTCGCGTCGCAGGCGGCGGCGCGGCATCTCGGGGAGGGCGGGCGCATCGTGTCGACCGGCAGTTGCCTCGCGACACGCGTGCCCGATGCGGGGATGAGCCTCTATGCGGCGAGCAAGGCCGCGCTGATCGGATGGACGCAAGGGCTCGCGCGCGATCTCGGCTCGCGCGGCATCACGGTCAATATCGTGCATCCGGGCTCGACGGATACCGACATGAATCCGGCCGACGGCGAACATGCGGGTGCGCAGCGCTCGCGGATGGCGATTCCGCAGTACGGCAAGGCCGACGATGTCGCGGCGCTCGTTGCGTTCGTCGTCGGGCCGGAAGGGCGGTCGGTCAACGGGGCCGGGTTGACGATCGATGGCGGTGCGAATGCGTAA
- a CDS encoding TetR/AcrR family transcriptional regulator, protein MAERGRPRSFDKEAALDRAMEVFWRLGYEGASMADLTAAMGIASPSLYAAFGSKEALFRQALEHYGATEGREIWDGVEQAGSAHDAVRNYLMDTARVFTRRSKPAGCLIVLSALHPAERSDTVRQTLITMRERTVKDLRERLRRGVATGEISAHANLDAIARYYVTVQQGMSIQARDGASRRDLEAVAQAALAAWPALVGASGA, encoded by the coding sequence ATGGCTGAACGAGGCCGACCGAGAAGCTTCGACAAGGAAGCGGCGCTGGATCGCGCGATGGAGGTGTTCTGGCGCCTCGGCTACGAGGGTGCGTCGATGGCGGACCTGACGGCCGCGATGGGCATTGCGTCGCCGAGCCTGTATGCGGCGTTCGGCAGCAAGGAAGCGTTGTTCCGGCAAGCGCTCGAGCACTACGGCGCAACGGAGGGACGGGAAATCTGGGATGGGGTCGAACAGGCCGGCAGCGCGCACGACGCCGTGCGGAACTACCTGATGGATACCGCACGCGTGTTCACACGGCGGTCGAAACCGGCCGGCTGCCTGATCGTGCTGTCGGCGCTGCATCCGGCCGAGCGTTCCGACACCGTCCGGCAAACGCTGATTACGATGCGCGAGCGCACGGTCAAGGATCTGCGGGAGCGCCTCAGGCGAGGCGTCGCAACCGGCGAGATCTCGGCGCACGCGAACCTCGACGCGATCGCGCGGTACTACGTGACGGTTCAACAAGGGATGTCGATCCAGGCGCGCGACGGCGCAAGCCGTCGCGATCTGGAAGCCGTCGCGCAAGCCGCGCTGGCCGCGTGGCCGGCGCTCGTCGGCGCGAGCGGCGCCTAG
- the eco gene encoding serine protease inhibitor ecotin, which produces MKFAIRAALAAFCVTTAAACAAGPASAPAVPAESIKMFPQAAAGQQRVAIALPALENEGDARVELMIGKTLQTDCNQQWFGGELTAEDVKGWGYTYYQLTDVKGPASTLMACPGQAPQQRFVQVRGDGQLLRYNSRLPLVVYVPDGFEVRYRVWHASKDVQHAAKQ; this is translated from the coding sequence ATGAAATTCGCGATCCGGGCCGCGCTGGCCGCCTTCTGCGTGACGACTGCCGCCGCGTGCGCGGCCGGGCCGGCATCCGCGCCCGCCGTGCCGGCCGAGTCGATCAAGATGTTTCCGCAGGCAGCGGCCGGCCAGCAGCGCGTCGCGATCGCGCTGCCCGCGCTCGAGAACGAGGGCGATGCGCGCGTCGAACTGATGATCGGCAAGACGCTGCAGACCGACTGCAACCAGCAGTGGTTCGGTGGCGAACTGACCGCCGAGGACGTGAAGGGCTGGGGCTATACGTACTACCAGCTCACCGATGTGAAGGGGCCGGCGTCGACGCTGATGGCCTGCCCGGGCCAGGCGCCGCAGCAACGGTTCGTGCAGGTGCGCGGCGACGGCCAGCTACTGCGTTACAACAGCCGCCTGCCGTTGGTCGTCTATGTGCCGGACGGCTTCGAGGTGCGCTATCGCGTGTGGCATGCGTCGAAGGACGTGCAGCACGCGGCGAAGCAGTAA